In one window of Pseudomonas chlororaphis subsp. chlororaphis DNA:
- the ampC gene encoding class C beta-lactamase, with protein MHNKNLALSGFFTISLLLSGASACLAASQPDSALKPLVDAAIRPLMQQQDIAGMAVAITLKGQPHYFNYGLASKEGKKAVDADTLFEIGSVSKLFTATLGAYAQASGKLSLNDPASRYLPALKGSAFEHISLLQLGTYSAGGLPLQFPEQWDSQDKMLGYYQGWKPAFAPGAQRLYSNPSIGLFGYLAAQSLGQPFEQLMEQRLFPQLGLQHSYIQVPKSQMDNYAQGYGKDGKPVRVSPGALDAEAYGVKTSAADLLRFVQANLKPQSLAQPWPQAIALTHTSYYQVEGMTQGLGWELYPYPLSLDALLAGNSSQMAFEPHPTRWLTPPQAPRADTLLNKTGSTGGFGAYVLFVPGKDIGLVLLANKNYPNAERIKVAHALLKALDDAQP; from the coding sequence ATGCACAACAAAAACCTAGCCCTATCTGGATTTTTCACCATTTCCCTGCTGCTGTCCGGCGCCAGCGCCTGCCTGGCCGCCAGCCAGCCGGACAGCGCACTCAAGCCCCTGGTCGACGCGGCGATCCGCCCGTTGATGCAACAACAGGACATCGCCGGGATGGCGGTGGCCATCACTCTCAAGGGCCAGCCCCATTACTTTAACTACGGCCTGGCCTCCAAAGAAGGGAAAAAGGCCGTCGACGCCGACACGCTGTTCGAGATCGGCTCGGTGAGCAAGCTCTTCACCGCGACGCTGGGGGCCTATGCCCAGGCCAGCGGCAAACTGTCCCTGAACGACCCGGCCAGCCGCTACCTGCCGGCGTTGAAAGGCAGCGCCTTCGAGCACATCAGCCTGTTGCAACTGGGAACCTACAGCGCCGGCGGCCTGCCGTTGCAGTTCCCGGAACAATGGGACAGCCAGGACAAGATGCTCGGCTACTACCAGGGCTGGAAACCGGCCTTTGCCCCCGGCGCCCAGCGCCTGTACTCGAACCCGAGTATCGGTCTGTTCGGCTACCTGGCCGCGCAAAGCCTGGGGCAGCCCTTCGAGCAATTGATGGAGCAGCGGCTGTTCCCGCAGTTGGGCCTGCAGCACAGCTATATCCAGGTACCGAAGTCACAGATGGACAATTACGCCCAGGGCTACGGCAAGGACGGCAAGCCGGTGCGGGTCAGCCCCGGCGCCCTGGATGCCGAGGCCTACGGGGTCAAGACCAGCGCCGCCGACCTGCTGCGTTTCGTCCAGGCCAACCTCAAGCCCCAGTCGCTGGCGCAACCCTGGCCGCAGGCCATCGCCCTCACCCACACCAGCTACTACCAGGTCGAGGGCATGACCCAGGGCCTGGGCTGGGAGCTCTACCCCTACCCGCTCAGCCTGGACGCCCTGCTAGCCGGTAACTCGTCGCAGATGGCCTTCGAACCGCACCCGACCCGCTGGCTCACCCCGCCCCAGGCACCGCGGGCCGATACCCTGCTGAACAAGACCGGTTCCACCGGCGGTTTCGGCGCCTATGTGCTGTTCGTACCCGGCAAAGACATCGGCCTGGTGCTGCTGGCGAACAAGAACTACCCCAACGCCGAACGGATCAAGGTCGCCCATGCCCTGCTCAAGGCACTGGATGACGCGCAACCCTGA
- a CDS encoding UPF0149 family protein, with amino-acid sequence MHNQPLSPAEFEFIEDTLLKYGDDHSVLNLAELDGFCTALVSGPAQVDISEWFPAIWGGQNPDWQDPEECKRFIELSVRHLNALATALASDSASFQPRFEQTEHQDQPLTLAEEWCFGYIRAMAVSNWPELPAAQAAQLQAIITCAEQDNFELPADLDLAQHRQTVASVEQAARGLHDYWLAQR; translated from the coding sequence ATGCACAACCAGCCGCTCAGCCCCGCCGAGTTCGAATTCATCGAAGACACCCTGCTCAAGTATGGCGACGACCACTCCGTGCTCAACCTGGCCGAGCTGGACGGTTTTTGCACCGCCCTGGTGTCCGGCCCGGCCCAGGTGGACATCTCCGAATGGTTCCCGGCCATCTGGGGCGGGCAGAACCCGGACTGGCAGGACCCCGAGGAGTGCAAGCGCTTCATCGAGCTGAGCGTGCGCCATCTGAACGCCCTCGCCACGGCGCTGGCGAGCGACTCGGCGAGCTTTCAGCCACGTTTCGAACAGACCGAGCATCAGGACCAACCGCTGACGCTGGCGGAAGAATGGTGTTTCGGCTACATCCGCGCCATGGCCGTGAGCAACTGGCCCGAGCTACCCGCCGCCCAGGCCGCCCAGCTGCAAGCCATCATCACCTGCGCCGAACAGGACAACTTCGAACTGCCGGCCGACCTCGATCTGGCTCAACATCGCCAGACCGTGGCCAGCGTCGAACAGGCAGCCCGTGGGCTGCACGATTACTGGTTGGCGCAACGCTGA
- a CDS encoding sulfite exporter TauE/SafE family protein produces the protein MDVGNFGFVIAGLLVGFIVGMTGVGGGSLMTPILLWFGINPATAVGTDLLYAAITKSGGVLVHQKNRNIDWKITGWLTLGSVPAVLATLWFLKSLHTDPQALNSVIKQALGFVLLLTALAILFKKKLLAFAQKHAGDHYHLKDSSLNGLTVFTGVVLGTMVALTSIGAGALGTVALFILYPFLATKRLVGTEIAHAVPLTLVAGLGHASMGNMDWQLLGFLLMGSLPGIWLGSHMTGRVSDELLRPFLAVMLFSIGYKLAF, from the coding sequence ATGGATGTGGGTAATTTTGGTTTTGTAATCGCGGGCCTGTTGGTGGGTTTCATCGTGGGGATGACGGGGGTGGGAGGCGGTTCGCTGATGACCCCGATCCTGTTGTGGTTTGGTATCAACCCGGCGACCGCTGTCGGCACCGACCTGCTGTACGCCGCCATCACCAAGTCCGGTGGTGTGCTGGTCCATCAGAAAAACCGCAACATCGACTGGAAAATCACCGGCTGGCTGACCCTGGGCAGCGTGCCTGCGGTGTTGGCCACCCTGTGGTTCCTCAAGAGCCTGCACACTGACCCGCAAGCGCTGAACAGCGTGATCAAGCAGGCCTTGGGTTTTGTGCTGCTGCTCACCGCCCTGGCGATCCTGTTCAAGAAAAAGCTCCTGGCGTTTGCCCAGAAGCACGCCGGCGATCACTACCACCTGAAGGACTCCAGCCTCAACGGCCTGACGGTGTTCACCGGCGTGGTCCTGGGCACCATGGTCGCCCTGACCTCCATCGGCGCCGGCGCCCTGGGCACCGTGGCGCTGTTCATCCTTTACCCCTTCCTGGCCACCAAGCGCCTGGTCGGCACTGAAATCGCCCACGCCGTGCCGCTGACCCTGGTCGCCGGCCTGGGACACGCGAGCATGGGTAACATGGACTGGCAACTGCTGGGCTTTCTGCTGATGGGCTCGCTGCCGGGGATCTGGCTCGGCAGCCACATGACCGGCCGCGTCTCGGACGAACTGCTGCGGCCGTTCCTGGCAGTCATGCTGTTTTCCATCGGCTACAAGCTGGCGTTCTGA
- a CDS encoding DUF3087 family protein, which translates to MFEIQPQNPELFRQQTRRSTLFIALIFLSLAMLLSSAAVLLFGTPGGDNFKLNVAGVLAGLVLSMVLMRVRFWSQPWMAAAVYGWQLKRSLMSVTNVMHHVTAGVEAQDPTAMKLLRFYHLGLTQMHQLDANSSALSQAVHEIDRHKERMQALGMDTEQKRLNPDWIEAVKRIPLAK; encoded by the coding sequence ATGTTCGAGATCCAGCCGCAGAACCCCGAGCTTTTTCGCCAGCAGACCCGCCGCAGTACCCTGTTCATTGCCCTGATTTTCCTGTCCCTGGCCATGCTGCTGTCCAGCGCCGCGGTGCTGCTGTTCGGCACGCCGGGCGGCGATAACTTCAAGCTCAATGTCGCCGGCGTGCTGGCCGGGCTGGTGCTGAGCATGGTGCTGATGCGCGTGCGCTTCTGGTCGCAGCCGTGGATGGCCGCGGCGGTCTACGGCTGGCAGCTCAAGCGCAGCCTGATGAGCGTGACCAATGTCATGCACCATGTCACCGCGGGCGTCGAGGCCCAGGACCCGACAGCAATGAAACTGCTGCGCTTCTACCACCTGGGCCTGACCCAGATGCACCAGCTGGATGCCAACTCCAGCGCGTTGAGCCAGGCAGTGCATGAGATCGACCGGCACAAGGAGCGGATGCAAGCCCTGGGCATGGACACCGAGCAGAAGCGTTTGAATCCGGACTGGATCGAAGCGGTGAAGCGGATTCCTCTAGCAAAGTGA
- a CDS encoding tellurite resistance TerB family protein: protein MNTSDLLEQLLRAGQASMTQQGGGASAPQDGLGGLGGLLGGLLGGNSGGGAPGGLGAGGLGGLLGGLLGGSGLGGAISGGATSGGAPQGRSGGGMNYAALASLGMMAFQAYQAWQRQQQSAAPQQALRTVDQLAGPEVEEHSHAILRALIAAAKADGRIDEQEKQLISAEIGRHTDDPQLQQWLDDEVARPLDAADVAQSAAGEPGMAAEMYLASVMLVDDQQDAERSYLDELAAALRIDPELQLHLEQQAKGQVA, encoded by the coding sequence ATGAACACCAGTGATTTGCTTGAACAGTTGTTGCGCGCCGGCCAGGCCTCGATGACGCAGCAGGGTGGCGGGGCCTCGGCACCGCAGGATGGCCTGGGAGGCCTGGGTGGCTTGCTCGGCGGCCTGTTGGGCGGTAACAGCGGCGGCGGTGCTCCGGGTGGCCTGGGCGCTGGTGGCCTGGGTGGTCTGCTGGGCGGCCTGCTGGGCGGTTCCGGGTTGGGCGGCGCGATCTCCGGCGGCGCGACTTCCGGTGGAGCCCCTCAGGGCCGCTCCGGTGGTGGCATGAACTACGCGGCGCTGGCCTCCCTGGGGATGATGGCGTTCCAGGCTTATCAGGCCTGGCAGCGCCAGCAGCAATCGGCGGCGCCGCAACAGGCGTTGCGCACCGTCGACCAGCTGGCCGGCCCGGAAGTCGAAGAACACAGCCATGCGATCCTCCGCGCGCTGATCGCCGCGGCCAAGGCCGATGGCCGTATCGACGAACAGGAAAAACAATTGATCAGCGCCGAGATCGGCCGTCACACCGATGACCCGCAATTGCAGCAATGGCTCGACGACGAAGTCGCACGTCCCCTGGACGCCGCCGACGTGGCCCAGTCGGCCGCGGGCGAGCCGGGCATGGCGGCGGAAATGTACCTGGCCAGCGTGATGCTGGTGGACGATCAGCAGGACGCCGAGCGCAGTTACCTGGACGAACTGGCGGCGGCGCTGCGGATCGACCCCGAGCTGCAACTGCACCTGGAGCAACAGGCCAAGGGCCAGGTGGCCTGA
- a CDS encoding carboxymuconolactone decarboxylase family protein: MQPRIDFYTASPDALKAMIALETAVSKLPLEKSLIELVKLRASQINGCAFCVDMHTADARKSGETERRLYAVSVWREAPFFTDRERAALAWTESLTRVSETHAPDADYELLSSQFSPSEQVDLSLAIATINSWNRLAVGFRKMPQA, from the coding sequence ATGCAACCGCGTATCGACTTCTACACCGCCTCGCCGGACGCCCTCAAAGCCATGATCGCGCTGGAAACCGCGGTATCGAAACTGCCCCTGGAAAAGTCGCTGATCGAGCTGGTGAAGCTGCGCGCCTCGCAGATCAACGGCTGCGCCTTCTGCGTCGACATGCACACCGCCGACGCGCGCAAGAGCGGGGAAACCGAGCGCCGCCTGTACGCGGTCTCGGTCTGGCGCGAAGCGCCGTTCTTCACCGACCGCGAACGGGCCGCCCTGGCCTGGACCGAGTCCCTGACCCGGGTCAGCGAAACCCATGCGCCGGATGCCGACTACGAGCTGCTGAGCAGCCAGTTCAGCCCCAGCGAACAGGTCGACCTGAGCCTGGCCATCGCCACCATCAACAGCTGGAACCGCCTGGCGGTGGGTTTCCGCAAAATGCCCCAGGCCTGA
- a CDS encoding mechanosensitive ion channel family protein produces MPNLFADHPLFAALILILLDMLLWRLIGARGGYWKLLVRVLIFTLYSVLLFNQGLNPMQAAPWPEDVPLHLAATGLQIGWWLFGARTLTVLLGTLMMQRVGHTGRLLQDLMGAVIFLIAIIAAMAYVLELPVKGVLATSGAVAIIVGLALQSTLSDVFSGIVLNTTKPYQLDDWISIDGTEGRVTDIDWRATRLQTSQGSMAVIPNSLAAKAKIINFSRPADMHGLSISLQVSPHARPQTVIEALERAMLGCRFLLPKPAPSVALKSSGNAGVEYEISGFVASMGQKREVRNQLFDLAFRHLQASGVSLLSSGESSVAAHLSRPRALLDSSSIFSTLRQEEKETFSQNMTLQTFRAGETILPAGEVSDHLLIIESGVVSVSLIRDGKPFEAGRMGPGEVIGEAGVADQATAADFSAKTFCTLYRIENEYLKPCLDARRDISDAMKNLLDFRQHIAQTLTQESPRPAVKKGFMQWLRRRA; encoded by the coding sequence CGGCGCTCGCGGCGGTTACTGGAAGCTGCTGGTGCGGGTGCTGATCTTCACCCTGTACAGCGTGCTGTTGTTCAACCAGGGCCTGAACCCGATGCAGGCGGCGCCCTGGCCGGAGGACGTGCCGCTGCACCTGGCCGCCACCGGGTTGCAGATCGGGTGGTGGCTGTTCGGCGCGCGGACCCTGACGGTGTTGCTCGGCACCCTGATGATGCAACGGGTCGGGCATACCGGGCGGCTGTTGCAGGACTTGATGGGGGCGGTGATTTTCCTGATCGCCATCATCGCCGCCATGGCCTATGTGCTGGAGCTGCCGGTCAAGGGCGTGCTGGCCACCTCCGGCGCGGTGGCGATCATTGTCGGCCTGGCGCTGCAAAGCACCCTCAGCGACGTGTTCTCCGGCATCGTGCTGAACACCACCAAGCCGTATCAGCTCGATGACTGGATCTCCATCGACGGCACCGAAGGTAGGGTCACCGATATCGACTGGCGCGCCACCCGGCTGCAGACCTCCCAGGGCAGCATGGCGGTGATCCCCAATTCCCTGGCGGCCAAGGCCAAGATCATCAACTTCAGCCGTCCCGCCGATATGCACGGGCTTTCCATCAGCCTCCAGGTCAGCCCCCATGCGCGGCCGCAAACGGTGATCGAGGCGCTGGAACGGGCCATGCTCGGTTGCCGTTTCCTGCTCCCCAAGCCGGCCCCCAGCGTGGCCCTGAAAAGCTCGGGCAATGCGGGGGTGGAGTACGAAATCAGCGGCTTCGTGGCCTCCATGGGGCAGAAGCGCGAAGTGCGCAACCAGTTGTTCGACCTGGCCTTCCGGCACTTGCAGGCGTCCGGCGTCAGCCTGTTGTCCAGCGGTGAAAGCAGCGTGGCGGCCCACCTGTCGCGCCCGCGGGCGCTGCTGGACAGCTCGAGCATCTTCTCCACCCTGCGCCAGGAAGAGAAGGAAACCTTCAGCCAGAACATGACCCTGCAGACCTTCCGCGCCGGCGAGACCATCCTGCCGGCGGGCGAGGTCAGCGATCACCTGCTGATCATCGAATCGGGGGTGGTCTCGGTCAGCCTGATCCGCGATGGCAAGCCCTTCGAGGCCGGACGCATGGGGCCGGGCGAAGTGATAGGCGAGGCGGGGGTTGCCGATCAGGCGACCGCGGCGGACTTCTCGGCCAAGACCTTCTGCACCCTGTACCGCATCGAAAACGAATACCTCAAGCCGTGCCTGGATGCGCGGCGCGACATCAGCGACGCGATGAAAAACCTCCTGGATTTCCGCCAGCACATCGCCCAGACCCTGACCCAGGAAAGCCCGCGGCCGGCGGTGAAAAAAGGCTTTATGCAGTGGCTGCGCCGGCGCGCCTGA